From Toxorhynchites rutilus septentrionalis strain SRP chromosome 2, ASM2978413v1, whole genome shotgun sequence, a single genomic window includes:
- the LOC129764143 gene encoding uncharacterized protein LOC129764143 isoform X1 — MTQRWNSEQNEHFVELYKEQTILWNCMDPNYKNRDLRKASLEYIRSEVGLSDTKEVTKKIKNLRSTYNQEKLKIEKSKRSGCGTDEIYKPSVQWFDAMDYIMNIIHLKEKQTISNLEPFHASTSGSDFAEEITIIDEEYLDATDENNADEILPKKPSNRRSKKKLSTEQSTIQAAVNELKELNNNLTVSASSMGEPEDECEAIGRHVIMQLRQLSPIDRIDATDEIHAILSRYRKNALCVSRMQYTYSDHEYTETSQATVGFPPRSP; from the exons atgacgcaaagaTGGAATTCGGAACAAAATGAACACTTTGTGGAATTATATAAAGAACAAACCATTTTGTGGAACTGTATGGATCCCAATTATAAAAACAGAGATTTGCGTAAAGCCTCGCTTGAATACATTCGTTCAGAAGTGGGGTTATCGGATACGAAAgaagttacaaaaaaaataaaaaatttacgtTCTACATACAACCAggagaaattaaaaattgagaaaagcaAACGAAGCGGATGTGGTACTGATGAGATATATAAACCTTCCGTCCAATGGTTCGATGCCATGGATTACATCATGAATATTATTCATCTGaaggaaaaacaaacaataagtaaTCTA gaACCATTTCATGCATCAACATCTGGGAGCGATTTTGCTGAAGAAATTACAATAATCGATGAGGAGTACCTCGATGCTACTGATGAAAACAACGCTGATGAAATCCTACCAAAGAAGCCATCGAACAGAAGATCGAAGAAGAAATTGTCAACTGAGCAGTCTACAATACAAGCGGCCGTGAATGAACTGAAGGAACTGAATAATAATTTAACAGTGTCTGCCTCGAGTATGGGAGAACCAGAAGATGAATGTGAGGCAATTGGAAGACATGTTATAATGCAGCTCAGACAGTTATCCCCAATTGATAGAATTGATGCGACAGatgaaatacatgcaattctttCTAGATACCGTAAGAATGCCCTCTGCGTCAGTAGAATGCAATACACATATTCTGATCACGAATATACTGAAACATCACAGGCGACTGTAGGTTTTCCACCAAGATCACCCTAA
- the LOC129764142 gene encoding uncharacterized protein LOC129764142 — MLSSKTRLTVVRTVTKAVTKILCAELLRAEGTIRKKQKGKIIWARNWMQKKGATNTILNELYDNDPREYRAVLRVTPEQVETLLDLIAPKIQRQDTLMRGAIPARVKLEITLVYLSSGISFRLLSIFFRISKASIAKIIPEVCDAINFSLKDFIKMPNKEEWQDIGVGFHSRWNFPGCYGAIDGKHITIQAPPNCGSEYYNYKGTNSIVLMAIVDHDYCFRYVDIGSYGRNADGGIFQKCSLYSHLENNILLPENGVLVGDDAFPLKPYLLKPYKNTPTKEEKIFNYRLSRARRIVENGFGILASRFRILGKPIQVREDTAMKIVLCACTLHNWLRMSASKTYTPPGTIDYEDIINFEINLGQWRSEIEGLRSIQRSRMNNRSKAIAEKMRDKYKHYFNSEGAVTWQNNMIY; from the exons ATGTTGTCCAGCAAAACACGGCTGACTGTAGTTCGTACCGTGACAAAAGCGGTtacaaaaatactttgtgctgaattactTCGAGCTGAAGGTACTAttcggaaaaagcagaaaggcaaaattatttgggccaggaattggatgcaaaaaaaaggagcaacaaatacaatactgaacgaactctacgataatgatccccgagagtacagagcagtgttgagagtaACACCAGAACAAGTGGAAACActattggatttaattgctccaaaaatacaacgccaagatacacttatGAGGggtgctatacctgcaagagtgaaattagaAATTACTTTGGTGTACCTCtcctctggaatatcgttcagattattgtcgatattttttagaatctcgaaggcatccatagctaagataattccggaagtatgtgacgcTATAAAtttcagtctaaaagattttattAAA atgCCGAATAAGGAAGAATGGCAAGATATAGGAGTAGGATTCCATTCAAGGTGGAACTTCCCAGGTTGCTATGGAGCTATTGATGGGAAGCACATCACAATTCAAGCACCACCTAATTGTGGTAGTGAATATTACAACTATAAGGGAACGAATAGCATAGTGTTAATGGCAATCGTGGATCACGATTATTGTTTTAGATATGTTGATATAGGCTCATACGGTCGTAACGCAGATGGTGGGATATTTCAAAAATGCTCTTTATATTCTCatctagaaaacaatattctaTTGCCTGAAAATGGCGTTTTAGTAGGTGATGATGCGTTTCCATTAAAGCCGTATTTATTGAAGCCCTATAAAAATACACCGACTAAAGAAGAAAAGATTTTTAACTACAGATTGAGCAGAGCAAGgagaatagttgaaaatggaTTTGGCATTTTAGCATCTCGTTTTCGTATTTTGGGAAAACCAATCCAGGTTAGAGAGGATACCGCAATGAAGATAGTTTTATGTGCATGTACTTTACACAACTGGTTGCGTATGTCTGCATCGAAAACGTATACTCCACCAGGAACAATTGACTATGAAGAcataataaattttgaaattaatttagggCAGTGGAGGTCAGAGATTGAGGGTTTACGAAGCATTCAACGCTCACGGATGAATAATAGATCAAAGGCTATTGCAGAGAAAATGAGagataaatataaacattacTTTAATAGCGAGGGAGCGGTTACTTGGCAAAATAATATGATTTATTAA
- the LOC129764143 gene encoding uncharacterized protein LOC129764143 isoform X2, protein MTQRWNSEQNEHFVELYKEQTILWNCMDPNYKNRDLRKASLEYIRSEVGLSDTKEVTKKIKNLRSTYNQEKLKIEKSKRSGCGTDEIYKPSVQWFDAMDYIMNIIHLKEKQTISNLEPFHASTSGSDFAEEITIIDEEYLDATDENNADEILPKKPSNRRSKKKLSTEQSTIQAAVNELKELNNNLTVSASSMGEPEDECEAIGRHVIMQLRQYRKNALCVSRMQYTYSDHEYTETSQATVGFPPRSP, encoded by the exons atgacgcaaagaTGGAATTCGGAACAAAATGAACACTTTGTGGAATTATATAAAGAACAAACCATTTTGTGGAACTGTATGGATCCCAATTATAAAAACAGAGATTTGCGTAAAGCCTCGCTTGAATACATTCGTTCAGAAGTGGGGTTATCGGATACGAAAgaagttacaaaaaaaataaaaaatttacgtTCTACATACAACCAggagaaattaaaaattgagaaaagcaAACGAAGCGGATGTGGTACTGATGAGATATATAAACCTTCCGTCCAATGGTTCGATGCCATGGATTACATCATGAATATTATTCATCTGaaggaaaaacaaacaataagtaaTCTA gaACCATTTCATGCATCAACATCTGGGAGCGATTTTGCTGAAGAAATTACAATAATCGATGAGGAGTACCTCGATGCTACTGATGAAAACAACGCTGATGAAATCCTACCAAAGAAGCCATCGAACAGAAGATCGAAGAAGAAATTGTCAACTGAGCAGTCTACAATACAAGCGGCCGTGAATGAACTGAAGGAACTGAATAATAATTTAACAGTGTCTGCCTCGAGTATGGGAGAACCAGAAGATGAATGTGAGGCAATTGGAAGACATGTTATAATGCAGCTCAGACA ATACCGTAAGAATGCCCTCTGCGTCAGTAGAATGCAATACACATATTCTGATCACGAATATACTGAAACATCACAGGCGACTGTAGGTTTTCCACCAAGATCACCCTAA